A portion of the Simkania negevensis Z genome contains these proteins:
- a CDS encoding alpha/beta fold hydrolase: MPTLKTENCNIYYEVKGQGPPLVLINGFTNHLGMWDNFVASLQHQFQVLQFDARGAGRSETPSTSITIDHIADDIIALLNTLSLKQADMVGFSMGSVIIQSLALRYPDRLNKAVMISPFNRFPTSAYLQALNYAHLRDYGLSPHLLIEKVLPWIYSSSFLQDPVRVKQTIEELENTPYPQSNEGYDKQLDALRSFDKTDKLHEIAHPILLIAGEEDLYTPLYTAQRLHELLQNATLEILSQVGHMGHIERKHEVLNLITTWLLQK; this comes from the coding sequence ATGCCAACGCTCAAAACCGAAAACTGCAACATTTATTACGAAGTCAAAGGGCAAGGCCCCCCCCTTGTTCTTATCAATGGTTTCACAAACCATCTTGGAATGTGGGATAATTTTGTAGCCAGTTTACAACATCAATTCCAAGTTCTCCAATTTGACGCACGCGGTGCTGGCCGCTCTGAAACCCCATCAACCTCTATTACCATTGATCACATTGCTGACGACATCATCGCTCTTCTCAATACACTTTCACTGAAACAAGCAGATATGGTTGGTTTCTCCATGGGGTCTGTCATCATTCAATCGTTAGCTCTTCGTTACCCTGATCGTTTGAACAAGGCTGTGATGATTTCCCCTTTTAATCGCTTTCCTACAAGTGCGTATTTGCAAGCGCTCAATTATGCTCACTTACGCGACTATGGGCTCTCCCCCCACCTGCTCATTGAAAAAGTTTTGCCTTGGATCTATTCCAGCTCATTCCTACAAGATCCTGTCCGCGTTAAACAAACGATCGAAGAGCTTGAAAACACTCCTTACCCACAATCAAACGAAGGATACGATAAGCAGTTAGATGCCCTTCGCTCGTTTGACAAAACAGATAAACTTCACGAAATCGCTCATCCCATACTTTTAATTGCCGGTGAAGAAGATCTCTATACTCCCCTTTACACAGCGCAAAGGCTCCATGAGCTTTTACAAAACGCCACACTTGAAATTCTTTCCCAGGTTGGGCATATGGGGCATATAGAACGAAAACATGAAGTCTTAAATTTGATTACAACATGGCTTTTGCAAAAATAA
- a CDS encoding alpha/beta fold hydrolase, with protein sequence MAFAKINNINMYYEVKGEGEPIVFLSGFSTNRETWRNYSDRLSSSYQTLILDNRGAGESDAPPPPYTIEMMAEDTAALMDHVGIKEATMIGSSMGTAIIQTLALRYPNKVKRGILISPFAKLPLTAVMKSETIGKLLEAGVPLNLVIESVIPWLYSNAFLNDGDRAKNKSQEMLENPYPQTPEGYLGQLTALKTFDSREHVGDIQAEMLLIAGSEDLSTPLYCSQYLADHLPVCTLKVFEHVGHMAHVEQRDKVFEVIQKFLNN encoded by the coding sequence ATGGCTTTTGCAAAAATAAACAACATCAACATGTATTATGAAGTCAAAGGTGAAGGCGAGCCGATCGTTTTCCTTTCAGGCTTTTCGACCAATCGAGAAACGTGGCGTAACTATTCAGACCGCCTGTCTTCTAGCTACCAGACACTCATCTTAGATAATCGAGGAGCAGGAGAGTCGGACGCACCACCCCCTCCCTATACAATTGAAATGATGGCAGAAGACACTGCTGCACTGATGGATCATGTGGGAATCAAGGAAGCCACCATGATTGGTTCTTCAATGGGAACAGCGATCATTCAAACACTTGCGCTCCGCTATCCAAATAAAGTGAAACGAGGAATCCTGATTTCACCTTTTGCCAAACTCCCCCTCACTGCTGTCATGAAATCAGAAACCATTGGAAAACTTTTAGAAGCTGGCGTCCCTCTTAATCTTGTGATCGAAAGTGTCATTCCTTGGCTTTACAGCAATGCCTTTCTCAACGATGGGGACAGAGCCAAAAACAAAAGCCAAGAAATGCTTGAAAACCCCTACCCACAAACACCAGAAGGTTATCTAGGACAACTCACAGCCCTTAAGACATTTGATTCGCGAGAGCACGTTGGAGATATTCAAGCGGAAATGCTACTCATCGCCGGCAGTGAAGATCTCTCCACCCCCCTTTATTGCTCTCAATACTTAGCTGATCACCTTCCAGTCTGCACGCTCAAAGTCTTTGAGCACGTTGGGCACATGGCACATGTAGAACAACGTGACAAGGTCTTTGAAGTGATTCAAAAATTTCTTAATAATTAA
- a CDS encoding MerR family transcriptional regulator — MSYTVKKLAELSGVTERALRWYDEIGLLKPAYYGNNGYRYYEEEQLLLLQQILFYRELGIPLDEIRKATLGNDFDKLKALSSHQAALRKRLERTEELLKTIDKTVLHLRGQIMIKEDEIYRGFREWSKGKGPESYYVGVFIDPEACDSEAEKIVLQNLKQTKPQDQAYYEKLERDYTEIYQAIAGCLKEALAPDSDEVQKAIDRHYHFAEQFHNCSSAVYLALAKLYVEKEAFRIQLEHFHHELPEYMAAAMRIFADEKLS, encoded by the coding sequence GTGAGTTATACGGTCAAAAAATTAGCAGAGCTTTCTGGAGTCACCGAGCGTGCTCTTCGTTGGTACGATGAGATTGGTCTGCTAAAGCCCGCCTATTATGGTAACAACGGGTATCGGTACTACGAAGAGGAACAACTACTCTTGCTTCAGCAGATCCTTTTTTATCGTGAACTCGGCATTCCTTTGGATGAAATCCGAAAAGCTACTTTGGGAAATGACTTTGATAAACTCAAAGCCCTTTCCTCACATCAAGCAGCGCTTCGGAAACGTCTTGAGCGAACAGAAGAGCTGCTCAAGACAATCGACAAAACAGTTTTACACCTAAGAGGTCAAATCATGATAAAAGAAGATGAAATATATCGCGGGTTTCGCGAGTGGTCTAAAGGAAAAGGACCAGAGTCGTATTATGTGGGAGTGTTCATTGATCCCGAAGCATGCGATAGCGAAGCTGAAAAAATCGTGTTGCAAAACCTCAAGCAAACAAAGCCGCAAGATCAAGCCTATTACGAAAAGCTTGAGCGAGACTACACCGAGATCTATCAAGCCATTGCAGGGTGCTTAAAAGAAGCCCTAGCGCCAGATTCGGATGAAGTGCAAAAGGCAATTGATCGGCATTACCATTTTGCCGAGCAGTTTCACAATTGCTCAAGCGCCGTTTACCTAGCTTTAGCGAAGCTTTATGTTGAAAAAGAAGCGTTTCGTATACAACTCGAACATTTTCACCACGAGCTTCCTGAATACATGGCAGCAGCCATGAGAATTTTTGCAGACGAAAAACTTTCGTAA
- a CDS encoding glycoside hydrolase family 18 protein, with product MTQAVNPSIESYKDSWANFDQNTIDAMLDSMHVNVINVSFATFSPSGDHTFTINGVEATPEQLKYFIEKAHEKGIQVKIAIGGATYGLSGMLKTPEDAQGMASAISDFINQYGLDGVDLDIEDYPAADLQIDLIKDLRAQLGPDKLISYTAKAPASTTQPYADVIKGAYNELDGINIMAYDYGPGYDYKQDAQTLINWGVPPQMIKVGLMPGYDDMGTYTSKEDIEAVAEYAKDQGLGGVMTWDLDRDYTNQDGLGQNVATNTIWDAFHSSHMA from the coding sequence ATGACACAAGCTGTCAACCCTTCAATTGAATCTTATAAAGATTCGTGGGCAAACTTTGATCAAAACACCATCGATGCAATGCTTGACTCGATGCATGTGAATGTGATCAATGTCTCATTTGCAACCTTTTCTCCTTCTGGAGACCATACTTTCACTATTAATGGCGTCGAGGCAACTCCTGAACAGTTAAAATATTTCATCGAAAAGGCTCATGAAAAGGGAATTCAAGTGAAGATTGCCATTGGTGGTGCCACATATGGCCTGTCTGGGATGCTTAAAACGCCGGAGGATGCCCAAGGGATGGCCTCAGCAATTTCAGATTTTATCAACCAATATGGGCTCGATGGGGTCGACCTCGATATCGAGGATTATCCGGCTGCGGATCTCCAAATTGATCTGATTAAAGATCTTAGAGCTCAGCTCGGCCCAGATAAGCTCATTTCCTATACAGCTAAGGCGCCCGCTTCCACAACTCAGCCCTATGCTGATGTGATTAAAGGGGCTTATAATGAGTTAGATGGGATCAATATTATGGCGTATGACTACGGCCCAGGCTATGATTATAAGCAAGATGCCCAAACCCTGATCAATTGGGGGGTTCCTCCTCAGATGATCAAGGTCGGCCTCATGCCTGGCTATGACGATATGGGAACGTATACATCTAAGGAAGATATTGAAGCCGTAGCAGAATATGCTAAAGACCAAGGACTTGGAGGGGTCATGACCTGGGATCTTGATCGTGACTACACCAATCAGGATGGCCTAGGCCAAAATGTGGCCACCAATACGATTTGGGACGCCTTCCATTCTAGCCATATGGCCTAA
- a CDS encoding MBL fold metallo-hydrolase codes for MIEELECALGALDAYWWLTLEEGEIKPASYPQTFANYVFSFFTDAHQRALKERFVDVLREVDHTTAKAQIMLEKMKKLQGRSFWETPTELPDLPLLVLVKEEVQPFPHQIEPYFENGRFHNYPGEPIWTQFIETLRLLFVGAADAVTHLEDLSETYRISAPVTPRNFTNDPLITWIGHACVLIQVAGMNLLFDPSFGFVSPCFIRHVEPGIPREELPLIDVLFLSHNHADHANQVETFAPYAPVVFAGKGSEGWLHGNGFERVETCGWWQSVKLTRDGQEIRITVVPAQHGSQTGLLDMNKMLWCGYVIEVGGVTLYFSGDTALGHELVDKDLQPQKLFEQVRNQFGLIDIAFLPIAPQNELTVHIDEEQALEAMRELDAKMLIPIHWGAYRTGKEQIEGPIKALIEKAGDLEDRIQVLKMGEPFTYAVNADEKMA; via the coding sequence ATGATCGAAGAACTTGAATGCGCTCTTGGCGCTTTAGATGCCTACTGGTGGCTGACATTAGAAGAAGGGGAGATTAAACCAGCTTCCTATCCGCAAACTTTTGCAAACTACGTCTTTTCATTTTTCACAGATGCGCATCAAAGGGCTTTGAAAGAGCGATTTGTTGATGTCCTCCGTGAAGTTGATCACACCACTGCAAAAGCACAGATTATGTTAGAAAAAATGAAGAAGCTACAAGGACGTAGTTTTTGGGAAACTCCTACTGAGCTTCCCGATCTTCCCCTTCTTGTACTCGTTAAAGAAGAGGTTCAGCCCTTCCCTCATCAAATCGAACCTTACTTCGAAAATGGGCGTTTTCATAATTATCCAGGGGAGCCAATTTGGACCCAATTTATTGAAACGTTGCGCCTCTTGTTTGTGGGGGCGGCAGATGCCGTGACACACCTTGAAGACCTGAGTGAAACATATCGGATATCTGCTCCTGTCACACCTCGCAATTTCACAAATGATCCTCTTATTACTTGGATTGGGCATGCGTGCGTTCTTATCCAAGTTGCAGGAATGAACCTTTTATTTGATCCCTCATTTGGATTTGTCTCTCCTTGTTTTATTCGACATGTTGAGCCAGGTATTCCCCGTGAAGAATTGCCATTAATTGATGTTCTCTTTCTTTCTCATAACCATGCAGACCATGCCAATCAAGTCGAAACATTTGCACCGTATGCACCCGTTGTGTTTGCAGGCAAGGGATCTGAAGGATGGTTACATGGGAACGGTTTTGAGCGAGTAGAAACATGTGGGTGGTGGCAGTCTGTGAAATTAACAAGAGATGGACAAGAGATACGCATCACAGTCGTTCCAGCGCAGCACGGATCCCAAACAGGCCTTTTAGATATGAACAAGATGCTTTGGTGTGGGTATGTCATCGAAGTCGGAGGGGTTACCCTTTACTTTTCAGGGGATACTGCGTTGGGGCATGAGCTCGTAGATAAAGATCTCCAACCCCAAAAACTTTTCGAACAAGTTCGCAACCAATTTGGCTTAATTGATATTGCTTTTTTGCCCATTGCACCTCAAAACGAACTCACAGTTCATATAGATGAAGAGCAGGCTTTAGAGGCAATGCGCGAATTAGATGCCAAGATGCTTATCCCGATTCATTGGGGAGCCTATCGAACAGGAAAAGAGCAAATTGAAGGTCCGATAAAAGCTCTCATAGAAAAAGCAGGAGATCTAGAGGATCGCATCCAGGTTCTCAAGATGGGTGAACCTTTTACGTATGCTGTAAATGCTGATGAAAAAATGGCATAA
- a CDS encoding cupin domain-containing protein, with translation MEPVLLKSKEGKEYDIGTMVYRIKLRGTDTGGLFSLLDFNIYPGAIGPGDHYNENCSKTIFILSGKLKIKVADEEKELAPGELVYIPKKAVHDFANPYDNPCRFLLYISPAGLENFFEEAADSNPDEFIDLLKQYQIVMVRDQ, from the coding sequence ATGGAACCTGTACTCCTTAAATCTAAGGAAGGAAAAGAATACGACATTGGAACGATGGTTTATCGCATAAAACTTCGCGGAACCGATACTGGTGGTCTCTTCTCTCTTTTAGATTTTAACATCTATCCAGGAGCAATTGGACCTGGAGACCATTACAATGAAAACTGTTCGAAAACGATTTTTATTCTTTCAGGGAAATTAAAAATCAAAGTCGCAGATGAAGAAAAAGAACTTGCGCCAGGTGAACTCGTTTACATTCCAAAAAAAGCAGTGCATGATTTTGCAAACCCCTATGACAACCCTTGTCGGTTTTTGCTCTACATTTCTCCAGCGGGATTAGAAAACTTTTTCGAAGAAGCCGCCGACTCGAATCCTGACGAGTTTATCGACTTACTTAAACAGTATCAAATCGTCATGGTCCGAGATCAATGA
- a CDS encoding dipeptidase, translating into MSVPVIDLHCDLLAYLRVDPKKNSPLDPISNCSIPLLEKGNVRLQTLALWSETTKGSYKRYTEELYAYYKMLRDFKERVASITNYTPEKKRVHFALAIENLSCLLEEKEPFEYLIERLKSLEDPLVYASLTWNEENRFGGGNLTQVGLKREGEIALEILAEEGIAVDLSHTSDPLADDILNYIHKKSLKLRPIASHSNFRSILNCPRNLPDAVAKEIANFGGVIGINFIRVFIGEQNEDFLKHIQYGIELVGSDAIALGGDLFGGIETPTLQDLKPYYLQFDSSACYPEFFQFLEKELSHNQIKKIAHLNAEQFLMKQGLIHKEEVNNGTCTP; encoded by the coding sequence ATGTCTGTTCCGGTAATTGATTTGCATTGCGACCTACTTGCTTATTTGCGAGTAGATCCGAAAAAAAACTCTCCATTGGATCCCATATCCAACTGCTCGATTCCTCTTCTTGAAAAAGGAAACGTACGTCTTCAAACCTTAGCTCTCTGGTCAGAAACTACTAAAGGCTCTTATAAACGTTACACAGAAGAACTCTATGCTTACTACAAGATGCTACGGGATTTTAAAGAGCGAGTTGCATCTATTACCAATTACACCCCTGAAAAAAAGCGAGTCCACTTTGCCTTAGCAATCGAGAACCTATCGTGTCTTTTGGAAGAAAAGGAACCATTTGAATATTTAATTGAGCGGTTAAAGTCTTTAGAAGACCCTTTAGTGTATGCCAGTTTGACTTGGAATGAGGAAAACCGATTTGGTGGAGGAAACCTCACGCAAGTCGGGTTAAAACGAGAAGGGGAAATTGCTCTTGAAATCTTAGCGGAAGAGGGGATTGCTGTTGATTTAAGCCATACATCAGACCCTTTAGCCGATGACATTCTCAATTATATTCATAAAAAAAGCCTCAAACTTCGACCGATTGCCAGTCATTCCAATTTTCGCTCCATCTTGAACTGTCCTAGGAACCTTCCTGATGCTGTTGCAAAAGAGATTGCAAACTTTGGAGGTGTCATTGGTATCAATTTTATCCGTGTTTTTATTGGAGAGCAAAACGAAGACTTTTTAAAACATATTCAATACGGAATCGAACTCGTCGGATCCGATGCCATTGCTTTAGGAGGAGATCTATTCGGAGGAATTGAAACCCCAACCCTTCAAGATTTAAAGCCGTACTATTTACAATTCGATAGTTCAGCCTGTTATCCAGAGTTTTTTCAATTTTTGGAAAAAGAGCTATCTCATAACCAAATAAAAAAAATTGCCCACCTCAATGCGGAACAATTCCTCATGAAGCAAGGGCTTATTCACAAAGAAGAGGTTAACAATGGAACCTGTACTCCTTAA
- a CDS encoding bifunctional GrpB family protein/GNAT family N-acetyltransferase: MRTIDLLPYDPSWKDQAEKEIERIHLAFEAFPLMLHHIGSTSIPSSWAKPILDLLGIVSDVTLLDSYHGALEQLGYKSYGEFGMRRRSYFIKESVPAVHLHIFEDTDPEVDRHLRFRDYLRNHPEEIKAYSDLKKELLTRSSNDRQRYTLEKTPFIKRIDRLAALEGSPSMRKWGSKRNAWTGSQIQDAMEANMLLPMTLFAKYVTTQEIVFEPDVTVVRAEMEDDTYNYVVDAKFESKSAPERIQAVLGHYKEKNLPFSWWVGENNTPKDLAQLLKAAGLKEKEEDIGMFMPLTETVPIQNSLDIHRIEERQKLKDFAAIFIALSRYEAIYEEYYQLIPPILYQRQTPIRFYVGYEGNTPVTTGLLVLHANVAGVYYIMTHPSYRRKGYGSAMMHHLLKCAKQEGFHLATLQASEEGKSLYERMGFRRSCLFVEYSF; the protein is encoded by the coding sequence ATGAGAACGATTGATCTCTTGCCTTATGACCCGAGTTGGAAGGATCAGGCAGAAAAAGAAATAGAAAGAATCCATTTGGCTTTTGAAGCATTTCCACTGATGTTGCATCACATTGGAAGTACCTCTATTCCCTCATCTTGGGCAAAACCTATCTTAGATCTGCTGGGAATTGTTTCAGATGTAACACTGCTAGATTCTTATCATGGTGCCCTAGAGCAATTAGGATACAAGTCGTATGGAGAGTTTGGAATGCGGCGCCGCAGTTATTTCATAAAGGAATCGGTTCCTGCGGTACATCTCCATATCTTTGAAGATACCGATCCTGAAGTTGATCGGCATCTCCGCTTCCGGGATTATCTTCGCAATCATCCTGAAGAAATCAAGGCTTACAGCGATTTAAAAAAAGAGTTACTTACGCGCAGCTCAAATGACCGGCAGCGTTACACTTTGGAAAAGACCCCATTTATCAAAAGAATAGACCGTCTTGCTGCCCTTGAAGGGAGCCCCTCCATGCGGAAATGGGGAAGTAAACGGAATGCGTGGACGGGCAGTCAAATTCAAGATGCAATGGAAGCCAACATGCTTCTCCCAATGACCCTTTTTGCAAAATATGTGACGACTCAAGAAATTGTATTTGAACCTGACGTCACTGTAGTGCGGGCAGAAATGGAAGATGATACATACAATTACGTTGTCGATGCAAAATTTGAATCAAAGTCAGCTCCAGAAAGAATTCAGGCAGTTCTTGGCCATTATAAAGAGAAAAACTTGCCCTTTTCCTGGTGGGTAGGTGAAAACAATACACCCAAAGATTTGGCGCAGCTTCTAAAAGCTGCGGGGTTAAAAGAAAAAGAGGAAGACATTGGGATGTTCATGCCGCTCACAGAAACAGTCCCAATTCAAAACTCTCTTGACATCCACCGGATTGAAGAGCGTCAAAAACTCAAAGACTTTGCCGCTATTTTTATTGCTCTTAGTCGATATGAAGCGATTTATGAGGAGTATTATCAACTCATTCCTCCCATCTTGTATCAAAGGCAAACCCCCATAAGATTTTACGTTGGCTACGAAGGAAATACACCGGTGACAACAGGTCTTTTAGTCTTGCATGCCAATGTTGCTGGAGTCTATTACATCATGACTCATCCCTCCTATCGTCGAAAAGGGTATGGCAGTGCAATGATGCATCATTTGCTCAAATGTGCAAAACAAGAGGGGTTCCACCTCGCGACGCTCCAAGCTTCAGAAGAAGGGAAAAGTCTCTATGAACGGATGGGGTTTCGCCGAAGCTGCCTGTTTGTCGAATATAGTTTTTAA
- a CDS encoding Lpg1974 family pore-forming outer membrane protein: MKATFRWLSCLAFVMLGSQLLAHSMEDRITELEKEMQEVGVTNPQGTFGAGFTFAGTEGANGWYIWIDPLYWHAKAGATEYAYSDKTVSVFVDQNDYFLRPPIEGRVKDDAFGWDWGLRVGLGSYFFHDNWDVNINYTWFESNDSSGTTKIEPSATISLKLPDSVPWRHARSHHDLNYNNVNLEIGREYFLSRTISARPEIGLKSSWLYDRQNVRYSEIFFPNLPQFSNINGKMKDKSVMWGLGPRMGVTVNGYIGDGFSLVGRITGALLYSYTRSSMSAGIDVNIPNVNLPAPIRMHLRSTEHHFVPTAQMMLGLIWETYINDKRQHITLGAGYEVEYFWRANQTLLAGDTTTSLDFSLPRRLSVSKASEDIMFYGLTLKARLDF, encoded by the coding sequence ATGAAAGCTACTTTTAGATGGCTGAGCTGTCTGGCTTTTGTGATGCTTGGTAGTCAATTGCTGGCGCATAGCATGGAAGACCGGATTACAGAGCTCGAAAAAGAAATGCAGGAAGTGGGGGTGACTAACCCTCAAGGCACATTTGGTGCAGGTTTTACATTTGCGGGTACAGAAGGTGCCAATGGATGGTACATCTGGATTGATCCGTTATATTGGCATGCAAAAGCTGGTGCCACTGAATATGCATATTCAGACAAAACAGTTAGCGTGTTTGTCGACCAGAACGACTATTTTCTTAGACCTCCTATTGAAGGACGGGTAAAAGATGATGCATTTGGTTGGGACTGGGGACTTCGCGTGGGTCTCGGCAGCTATTTTTTCCATGATAATTGGGATGTGAATATCAACTATACATGGTTCGAATCGAATGATTCGTCTGGAACGACAAAGATCGAGCCAAGTGCTACTATTTCACTTAAACTCCCTGATTCAGTTCCATGGCGCCATGCAAGATCGCATCATGATTTGAACTACAATAATGTGAACCTTGAAATTGGACGTGAGTACTTTCTCAGTCGTACAATTTCGGCTCGCCCAGAAATTGGACTCAAGTCAAGTTGGCTTTATGATAGACAAAACGTGCGCTACTCTGAAATATTTTTTCCAAATCTTCCACAGTTTTCGAACATTAATGGAAAAATGAAAGATAAATCAGTCATGTGGGGTCTAGGACCACGTATGGGTGTGACTGTCAATGGGTATATTGGAGATGGATTTAGCCTTGTTGGAAGAATCACTGGAGCTCTCCTCTACTCCTATACACGTTCAAGTATGAGTGCGGGAATCGATGTCAATATTCCTAACGTAAACCTTCCAGCTCCAATTAGGATGCACTTGCGTAGTACCGAACATCATTTTGTGCCAACTGCGCAAATGATGCTTGGTTTAATTTGGGAAACATATATCAATGACAAACGTCAGCACATCACTTTAGGTGCAGGTTATGAAGTAGAGTATTTCTGGAGAGCAAACCAAACATTGCTTGCAGGGGATACGACAACTTCTTTGGACTTCTCTCTCCCTAGAAGGCTATCTGTATCAAAGGCATCAGAAGATATCATGTTCTACGGGCTGACTCTTAAAGCTCGATTAGACTTTTAA
- a CDS encoding adenylyltransferase/cytidyltransferase family protein: MKRFIFIFSMLFAAASFANESKPVRVYVDVVGDLFHAGHVQFFQKARQYGDYLIVGIHGDEDVTDYKRQPILTLEERKTVIEACRYVDEVILNSPIGISRTWIEEHEIDVVIHGDDYDMDRIMEQYSPAVEMGIFRTVPYTEGISTTDIIKRIKERY, from the coding sequence ATGAAACGCTTCATTTTTATTTTTTCTATGTTATTTGCAGCGGCATCTTTTGCAAACGAGAGCAAGCCTGTTCGGGTCTATGTGGATGTCGTCGGAGATCTATTTCATGCAGGGCATGTTCAGTTTTTCCAAAAAGCCAGGCAGTATGGAGATTACTTAATTGTTGGAATTCATGGAGATGAGGATGTCACAGATTACAAGCGGCAACCAATCCTTACTCTTGAAGAGAGAAAAACTGTCATCGAAGCTTGTCGCTATGTCGATGAAGTGATCCTTAATAGCCCGATTGGAATTTCAAGGACGTGGATTGAAGAGCATGAGATTGATGTTGTGATCCATGGCGATGACTACGATATGGATCGAATTATGGAACAATACAGCCCTGCTGTTGAAATGGGGATTTTCAGGACAGTTCCCTATACAGAAGGCATATCTACAACAGATATTATTAAGAGAATAAAAGAACGATACTAG